ATTCACtcgatgtttggggtcccgcaCCCTTTGTCTCTAAAGGTGGTCATCgctattatgttctttttatagatGATTACACTCGATTCACCTGGCTTTATCTTATGCCTCACCATAGCCAGTTATTGTCTATTTATCGCACTTTTTCTGCTATGATCCACACCCAGTTCTCTGCCTCTATTAAGACCTTTCGATCTGACTCTGGCGGTGAGTACACCTCTTACGCCTTTCGTGCCTTTTTGTCTTCTGAAGGTACCTTGCCTCGCTTATCTTGTCACgggctcatcctcagaatggGGTTGCTCGAACgtaagcatcgtcacatcttggAGACGACACGTGCTCTTCTTCTAGGTGCTTTTTCTTCCCCTCATTTTTTTGGGCTGAAAGCGTCAACACTGCTTTGTTTACCTTATTAACCTACAACCTTCCTCTCACCTTAATGGTCGTAGTCTAGGTGAGTGTCTTCATGGGACACCTCCACGatatgatcatcttcgtgtttttggttgtcgctGCTTTGTTTTGCTTTCATCTCGGGAGAGAACAAAGCTAACATCCCAGTctgtttcatgtgtttttctgggatatagccttgagcataaaggttatcgttgttatgatccCGTCACTCGTCGTATTCGCATCTCCCGTGATGTCACGTTTGATGAATCCACACCTTTctatgcttctccttcttccactgAGTCCCCATCTCCCTCTGTCCCTCTatccttcctttttttcctaCCCCTTTCTGGCGAGCATATTTCTCCCTCGTGTCTTCCTCTCCTTCATCATTCAACCCTCCAGCTGAGTTTCTTTCTCACTCCTCCCTTGACCCCTTTCCTCCTTTATCTACTGAGTCTCCTGCAGTTTCTTCCCCTCctttatctgttgagtctcctaCAGTGTCTTCCCCTCCTCCCTCGCTTCCATTTGCTCACCCACCTGTTCGCTTCACATACCACCGCCGGGATCCCGCGAGCCTCCATCTCGGCCGGTTATTTCCGACACCTCTCCCTACTATCGATCCAGCTCACGAGGTACACTCTCACACTTATTCTTTACGCGATCGCTCTACTTTACATCCCCCTGTCCGTTATGCTTCTATTAGCACCAGTGTTTCAGATGTCTTTGAGCCAGGTACCTACCGAGAAGCAGTTCGACTACCTGAGTGGAGGACTGCCATGGCAGAGGAGCTTGAAGCTTTGACTTGGACTCATACGTGGGATCTTGTTCCCCTTCCTTCTCATGCCGTTCCCATCACCTGTCGTTGGATCTACCGTGTGAAGACTCATTCTGACGGgtctctcgagcgctataaagcgcgattggttgctcgtggctttcagcaggagtatggccgtgactatgaggagacttttgccccaGTAGCCCACATGCACACTGTGCGTACTTTGGTTGCTGTTTCTGCTGTTCGTGgttgggttcttcatcagcttgatgtgaagaacgcgTTCCTTCATGGGGACTTGaaggaggaggtttacatgactcctccccCTGGCCTTCGGGTGCCTTCGGGGTCTGTTTGTCGACTTCGCCGCGCTctttatggtctcaaacaggctcccAGGGCCTGGTTTGAGCGGTTCAGTATAGTAGTTGAGGCTGCTGGTTTCACTCCGAGCATACATGACCCGGCAGTCTTTATTCACTCTTCCTCTCGTGGGCagaccattcttcttctatatgtcgATGATATGATACTTACCGGTGATGACTCTGCTCACATTACTTTTGTGAAGCAGAAGTTATGTGAGACCTTCTTGATGACTGATTTAGGTCCGCTTCATTACTTCTTGGGTATCGAGATTACTTCTCATCCGGATGGTTACCGTCTCTCTCAGCAGCGTTATACTCACAACCTACTTGCTCGCTCTGGTTTGACTGATACCCGTATTGCtgctacaccgatggagttaCATTTGCAGCTTCGTGCCTTtgatgggattcccttatcTGATCCTTCCCGCTATCGACATCTGGTTGGCAGTTTGGTCTACTTAGCCGTTACTCGTCCAGACATTTCCCATGCAGTTCACATCCTCGATCCGGTTCGCTGCGGCACCCACTTCGCTCATTATGCTCATCTTATTCGATGCTgcgatatcttcgtggcactgtATCTCGTGGTCTGTTCTACTCATGTTAGTCCACTCTTCATTGCAGCCTATTCCGATGCTACTTGGGGCCGCTTGTCCCGATGATCGGGTCTCATCATCTGGttactgtatctttcttggctcttctcttgttgtttggaagaccaagaaacagCCTACTGTTGCTAAGTCTAGTGCTGAGGCTGAAGTTCGTGCGTTAGCTTCTACCGTCCAGGAGGTGCTTTGGCTGCGTTCGATTCTACAGGACTTTGGTGTACCGATCACATCTCCCATTCCTATTCACTGTGACAGTACTGGTGCCCTTCAGATTGCTGCAGATCCagtcaagcatgagctgaccaaacatattggtgttgatgcacACTTCACACGATGCCATGTACGTGCCCAGACTGtatcacttcactatcttcctacAGAGGTCCAGGTGGCTGATTTTTTCACCAAGGCGCAGACACGTGATCAGcatctattcatgttatccaaactcaagacgcacgatccgccttgagtttgagggggggtgttagatgtattgttgtattgtatatgtatgtatgcatgtatatgtatgtatagatgtatatttatacttatcatgttctatatgtagacccaaagggtcactcatgtaATGTGTGTTCTAGAGATAGACTTGTTCCACTTTCTCATTCTCTCTACTTCTAACAGATGTTAAGCATGAAATTTTTACTGCAAGATTAATGTACATTATGTTATCTTTAAACAAGTATCTCTTTTCAAAACTCCATCATCTATTAAAATGAGTGATCTATTTTGTCCTGATAAAAATCGGAATGCTAACTTTTAactcaatgaagaaaaagtGGTATTAATTTTGTAGGGAATTCTAAGCATGGAATAAGGAAATGTTTCTTAAGTCCATCAGAAAAGCAAGCTTCATTCtcattttactattttcttctACTACCCATCAATCAAGACTTCATTTATAAACCTTATACAATTGCCTATACcccaattttaattaattaacagcAATAAAATCCTTAAaccacaaaaatattttaaaaatgggcTGAAATCATTAAACCTCTCATCGGATCTTCATCCCCAGTGATTTTCTTCTTTGCTAACCCTCTCGCCAAATcctttaattgtatttttcaatGATTCTCTGAGGCCTTTTTATCAAATACCAACAACCTCTCTCTGTCAacacaataagaaaaaaattcccTCAATAGACAACAATAGAACATGAAAATCTAACACTAACCCTACATTGAAGTCTCCAAACACCAATGCTagctcaaaaattaaaaactcaaaatccAAATTCTAGCCTAAATTAAGAACAACTTGCCTTGAAGCAGCGATCTAGACGGCGAAGAGCTCACTTGAGCATGTGAAAGGCCAAAAGTGGGTGGAGTTTAAAGCTTTTGAGCCTGtctgtttttttcctttttattctattacaatttttagatttttaaaacaaaacaaattttttcaaaaaacccTTTTAGTACTTTTATTTAGCTACCTTCTAATATTGAATAATCATATCAATACGTTGCATTAAAAATTGCAACtccaaaacacacacacacacacacacacacacacacacacacacacatatatatatatattaaattttaatttatatattaaaaattaatatatgttggtg
This genomic interval from Dioscorea cayenensis subsp. rotundata cultivar TDr96_F1 unplaced genomic scaffold, TDr96_F1_v2_PseudoChromosome.rev07_lg8_w22 25.fasta BLBR01001457.1, whole genome shotgun sequence contains the following:
- the LOC120256467 gene encoding uncharacterized protein LOC120256467 translates to MAFLGVVSPPSDVVCLDDYTRFTWLYLMPHHSQLLSIYRTFSAMIHTQFSASIKTFRSDSGGEYTSYAFRAFLSSEVSSPPLSVESPTVSSPPPSLPFAHPPVRFTYHRRDPASLHLGRLFPTPLPTIDPAHEVPTEKQFDYLSGGLPWQRSLKL